Proteins encoded together in one Marispirochaeta sp. window:
- a CDS encoding ABC transporter ATP-binding protein, producing MLKKFLDYYRPHLRLFIIDMFVATTMSLLSIFFPYITRNLLRSYIPDNNISMIGWSLAVMAAIYLLTLVLNYIRIKWGHILGVRMEADMRGDIFRHVQKLSFTWFDNTKTGHIMSRISNDLNMIAEVAHHAPEDLLISLVVITGAYLFMFSFSWPLALISLIPFPFMLIWGIIFGGRMRSGFRKVRKEIAEINSTVENSVQGIREVKAFANEELEEEKFLNSNTSFRYAKENAYTAMAGFHSVIHFLRDSYYLVVVGGGVLLILQGEIEVYDLLSFVLFIGIILPPIDRLINFNEQLQQGTAAFERFVEIMQIEPDIADHSGAQPLPEHKTEIRFRDVNFSYEGSPEPVLTDINLRIPFGSKVALVGESGAGKSTLVSLIPRFYEVQHGEISIDTRNVESLTQKSLREQIGIVQQNVFLFDATLRENIMYGNPLAAEEEMIQAARWANIHDFIQTLPEGFDTEVGERGVKLSGGQKQRIAIARVFLKNPSILILDEATSSLDTESEALIQEAMFKLAENRTTIIIAHRLSTVRHVDRIYVMKAGQIIEEGAHPELLEQNGYYSRLYTQRRL from the coding sequence ATGCTGAAGAAATTCCTTGACTATTACCGTCCACACCTGCGGCTCTTTATTATTGATATGTTCGTGGCAACGACAATGTCGCTGCTGTCGATCTTTTTTCCCTACATAACCCGGAACCTTCTGCGGAGCTATATTCCGGACAACAACATTTCAATGATAGGCTGGTCCCTCGCGGTAATGGCTGCCATCTACCTGCTTACGCTGGTCCTCAACTATATCCGGATAAAATGGGGACACATCCTGGGCGTCCGCATGGAGGCAGACATGCGGGGAGACATCTTCCGGCATGTTCAGAAGCTCTCCTTTACCTGGTTCGACAACACCAAAACCGGGCACATCATGTCCCGCATTTCCAACGACCTGAACATGATTGCCGAGGTTGCCCATCATGCCCCCGAGGATCTGCTAATCTCCCTGGTGGTTATAACAGGGGCGTACCTTTTCATGTTCAGCTTCAGCTGGCCCCTGGCGCTTATCTCGCTTATTCCCTTTCCTTTTATGCTGATCTGGGGAATTATCTTCGGCGGCCGCATGCGTTCAGGTTTCAGAAAGGTGCGCAAAGAAATCGCCGAGATCAACAGTACCGTGGAAAACTCGGTGCAGGGAATCCGGGAGGTCAAAGCCTTTGCCAATGAAGAGCTGGAAGAGGAGAAATTCCTCAATTCCAATACATCTTTCCGCTATGCCAAGGAGAACGCCTACACCGCCATGGCGGGTTTCCACTCGGTTATCCATTTCTTAAGGGATTCCTACTACCTTGTGGTTGTAGGCGGAGGGGTCCTGCTCATATTGCAAGGAGAGATAGAAGTATATGATCTGCTCTCCTTCGTTCTCTTTATCGGGATCATCCTGCCCCCCATCGACAGGCTGATTAACTTTAACGAGCAGCTGCAGCAGGGAACAGCGGCCTTTGAACGCTTTGTGGAAATCATGCAGATAGAACCGGACATTGCCGATCATTCAGGCGCACAGCCCCTCCCAGAGCATAAAACGGAGATCCGCTTCAGGGATGTGAACTTCAGCTACGAAGGCTCTCCAGAACCGGTCCTTACGGACATCAATCTCCGCATACCCTTCGGCAGCAAGGTGGCTTTAGTCGGTGAATCCGGCGCCGGAAAAAGCACCCTGGTTTCGCTGATTCCCCGGTTTTACGAGGTCCAGCACGGTGAGATATCCATAGACACAAGGAACGTTGAATCCCTGACCCAGAAATCCCTGAGGGAACAGATCGGCATTGTACAGCAGAACGTTTTCCTCTTTGACGCCACCCTGCGGGAAAACATCATGTACGGTAATCCTTTGGCCGCCGAAGAGGAGATGATCCAGGCTGCCAGGTGGGCAAACATCCATGATTTTATCCAGACCCTGCCGGAAGGCTTCGATACGGAAGTGGGAGAACGGGGAGTAAAGCTCTCGGGCGGTCAGAAGCAGCGCATAGCCATTGCCAGGGTCTTTCTGAAAAATCCCTCCATTCTGATCCTCGACGAGGCAACCTCATCCCTGGATACTGAATCCGAGGCCCTGATCCAGGAGGCCATGTTTAAACTGGCGGAAAACCGAACCACCATTATCATTGCCCATCGCCTTTCCACTGTTCGGCATGTTGACCGAATCTATGTCATGAAAGCCGGACAGATTATCGAAGAAGGGGCGCATCCCGAGCTGCTTGAACAAAACGGCTATTATTCACGCTTATACACCCAGCGAAGGCTCTGA